Within Candidatus Schekmanbacteria bacterium, the genomic segment ATCAATGAAAGGTAGAGATATAGAAGGAATCACAAAGACATAGTCGATTTTACTTACATCCAAAAGAGGCGAAGCTTCAATGTCATGAAAAACACTCTTCTTCTCACTTGATACCTTTTCAATAACTCCAACCTTGAATCCCGGCGGATAAACCCCTCCTCTGCCCGAGGAGTAGATTAAATCTCCCTTCGAAACCTTTTTCTCAACATCAACATATTCAACTGTGCTCTTAACTCCTCCCCTAAAAACTCCTCTCACCTTTTTCTCTCCAATAAGCACATCAACACCTATGTCTGGATGAGTTATCAAATAAACCAATGAAACATTCGACCCAGCTTTAACTATTTTTCCAACAATCAAATCCTCAAAGACTACTGCATCACCCCTCTTTACGCCATCATCCGTACCGCAGCCAATGAAAATTGAGCGGCTATTGGATGTAATTCCCGACATTAATACTTCAGCGCCTATGGCTTTAAATTTTTTTCTTGCCGGCATATTGAGAAGTTTGCGCAACCTTTGATTTTCATCCAATATATTTCGATAGTATGCATTGTGCATTCTTTGCTGATTCTCTTCTATTCCCCTTCTCACAGATTCATCATATCTATTTGGAAGATTATAGATATCTGTTGCAACAAAGGAAACCCATTTGAAAATGCTTCCAACAAACCATTCTGTTTTGACTGCAAAGGAAGAAAAAGGAATCAAACCATATTGATTTGAAACAATGATGAAAAGACAAAGAAGTATAAGAAGGACCAATTTTTTGTATTTTAGAAAAAAATTAATCATAAAATCTTTGTGCAGATAATGAAAAATTCAGCAAAGAAGGCGGTTTATCAAATTACAAGAATTCTTGTCTCTGACAAAAAAATTTCTAAATAGCTACTTTCTTCAACAGGTCTAAAGAATCGAGCACCTTTCCTGTTCCTAAAACTACTGCAGACAACGGATCCGGAGCAAGATGTATTGGCAGGCCTGTTTCTTCATGAAGAAGAATATCCAGACCTCTCAACAGCGCTCCTCCACCTGCAAGAGTAATCCCGCGATCAACAATATCCGCCGACAACTCAGGCGGAGTCCTTTCTAAGGCGACCCTTGCAGTATCGACAATTGCATAAATCGGTTCCGAAAGAGAATTGCGTATTTCTTCGTCTGTAATTGTAATCAGCTTTGGAGTGCCTGCAATAAGGTCTCTCCCCTTCACTTCCATCTCCTGTTTTTCATCCATCTCGTAAGCTGATCCAATTTTTATCTTAATGGATTCAGCAGTCCTCTCACCAATAAGCAGATTATATTTTCTCTTTATAAATGAAACGATTGCATCATCCATTTCATCGCCGCCTACACGCACTGAGCGGCTGTAAACTATTCCTGAAAGAGATATGACAGCGACCTCCGTTGTTCCTCCTCCTACATCGATTATCATATTCCCGTATGGCTCTTCTATAGGGAGTCCTGCTCCTATCGCCGCAGCCATAGGTTCTTCAATCAGATAAACTTCCCTTGCCCCTGCCTGAAGGGCAGAATCCTTTACCGCTCGTTTCTCGACCTGAGTTATTCCTGAGGGGACCCCTATTACGACTCTGGGCCTAACAAGAGTACTTCTATTATGAATTCTTCTGATGAAATATTTAAGCATCGCTTCAGTAAGGTCAAAATTTGCTATAACTCCATCTCTCATAGGTCTTTCAGCTACAATGTTGCCCGGAGTTCGCCCAAGCATTTCTTTGGCTTCCTTTCCTACGGCAAGCACTTGATTTGTATCTTTATTTACCGCAACAACTGATGGCTCACTCAAGACTATGCCTTTCCCCTTTACATAAACGAGAGTGTTCGCAGTGCCAAGGTCTATTGCAAGGTCATTCGACATTTTTCCGATTAGGGAATTTAGTACCATTATTTAGCTTTTCTCCTGAATATAGGTTTTTACTTTAATCACTGCTTTTAGAAATCTCATATCCTTAGAAGATTTCGGCTGAATTTCAAGCTCGTCAATATAAATAAAGTTTCTGTAATTTTCAATCTTAGATAGAAAATTTACAAGTTCTTCTGTATTTATACCATCTACAGTAAATTTTAAAGAAAGTTCCTTAAAATCCCCTACTCTTCTTGAAAGTGGTTTCATATCTCCAACATTTGCCTCTATGTTGGCTGACCTTGAAATCCTGAGAATCATTGATGAAATATCAGTGCCGCGCGGGGGAAGAGAAGATATGAATCTGCCGTATTTTTCATTTATCCCATTGAATTCGCTCTCAATCTGCTTAAGCTCTTTTAAGACAGAAAGATTCTTCTCATATCTGACTTTCTCTTTTGTTAAAGGTGAAAAGATGAAAAATGACAAGACAAAATAAACAATAGCAACTACAAGTACTACACCTCCTATCGAGGCAATAATTCTGTCTCTTTCAGAAAGTTCATCGAGTTTGAGTTTTTTTGAAAGTTCCACAAAAGCCACCTTTTATTTCTTCAGTTTTACTTCCATTTTAAAGTTTGACAGTTCGCTCCTTTTATTTTTTTCGATCTTTTTAATTTCTACATTTTCAAATATATCAACACCCATCAGCTTATTTTTAAATTTGTCAATTTCGTCAACATTCTTTACTTCGCCATTGATATCAACCTTTCTTCTCTGAAATGACAATTTATCAAGCGAAATAGTCCATCCTTTCTCCATATTTTTGCTCAAAGCATCCAATACCTCTAAAGGCGAAATATTTATCCCCAATAATTCTTCAAAGTTTTCTGCTTTATCCTTCAACTCCTCGACGCTTTGTCTTGCCTGCACGACAGGATCAACAATTTTTCCTGAAGGCGACATCGACCTGTAGATACTCTCAATTGATTTATCGATTTCATCATTGACCTTTCTCAGCTGGTAGAGAGAGAATACGGAATTTACACAATAAAGAAGAAATATTAAGGCTAAGAATATTGAAACATTTCTAATTCGCCTCTTGAATTTTGCGTCAATCCATTCATAAGAATACTCTTCTTTTCTGAAATTAATCTTTCTTCTATTGAATCCTAATTCAGCAAGAGCTGTGGTAAGTGCTTTGCTGTAAATAGGTTTCTTAGGGTCGTCATCAGTTTTTACATATTCAAATGATACAGGAAATTCCAAGATTTCCGTAGAAATAGCAGTTGCATCCTTTAATCTTTCACAGATTTCGGGAATAAAAGCTCCTTTGCCTGTAACAAAAAGCTTTTCAATTCTTTCATTTGGATGCTTTGCTTCATAGACAGCAAATGCAATAAGGATCTCTTTTGATATATTCTTGGCATAATCAGCTACCAATTCTGAATATTCATCTCTATTTGTCGATGAAAATAAACTCTTTTCAGCTTCATTCAAATCAGAATTATTCTTCTTTGCAACTTTTCCGACAAGGGCAAGAAAGTCAGAGCTAAACCTTCTCGAAAAGCAGGGAATTTGATTACTATGAATCGACAATGAAGCAAAGCTGTTTCCTATATCTACTATTGCATATGCCTGACCTTTCGATGCCTCCCTATCCTTTGACGGCAAAGAGAGGCAATAAGGAGAAAAGGTTATAATCTTGGGCTGTATTCCAATAGATTCAAACAATTCAAGAGAATCTTTAATATCTTTTTTCTTCACTACATAGGCAATAACTTTATTATTT encodes:
- the mreC gene encoding rod shape-determining protein MreC yields the protein MINFFLKYKKLVLLILLCLFIIVSNQYGLIPFSSFAVKTEWFVGSIFKWVSFVATDIYNLPNRYDESVRRGIEENQQRMHNAYYRNILDENQRLRKLLNMPARKKFKAIGAEVLMSGITSNSRSIFIGCGTDDGVKRGDAVVFEDLIVGKIVKAGSNVSLVYLITHPDIGVDVLIGEKKVRGVFRGGVKSTVEYVDVEKKVSKGDLIYSSGRGGVYPPGFKVGVIEKVSSEKKSVFHDIEASPLLDVSKIDYVFVIPSISLPFIDEASEER
- a CDS encoding rod shape-determining protein translates to MVLNSLIGKMSNDLAIDLGTANTLVYVKGKGIVLSEPSVVAVNKDTNQVLAVGKEAKEMLGRTPGNIVAERPMRDGVIANFDLTEAMLKYFIRRIHNRSTLVRPRVVIGVPSGITQVEKRAVKDSALQAGAREVYLIEEPMAAAIGAGLPIEEPYGNMIIDVGGGTTEVAVISLSGIVYSRSVRVGGDEMDDAIVSFIKRKYNLLIGERTAESIKIKIGSAYEMDEKQEMEVKGRDLIAGTPKLITITDEEIRNSLSEPIYAIVDTARVALERTPPELSADIVDRGITLAGGGALLRGLDILLHEETGLPIHLAPDPLSAVVLGTGKVLDSLDLLKKVAI